A region from the Aegilops tauschii subsp. strangulata cultivar AL8/78 chromosome 5, Aet v6.0, whole genome shotgun sequence genome encodes:
- the LOC109740182 gene encoding F-box protein At1g10780 — MSTPLELQGFNWISLEHDDGIGDRLKRLTIANNIGTVYTIWIGRLPVLEQLSLRGVQWSWGAVSRVLSCAAEVKHLEMNIASCGDSDAREPFPEVDLAGFFNSHPKLRSQV, encoded by the exons ATGTCGACTCCCCTTGAGCTCCAGGGTTTCAACTGGATCTCGCTGGAGCACGACGACGGCATCGGCGACCGCCTAAAGCGCCTCACGATTGCCAACAACATCG GTACTGTGTACACTATCTGGATCGGCAGGCTCCCGGTGTTAGAGCAGCTGTCTCTGCGTGGCGTCCAGTGGAGCTGGGGAGCCGTCAGCCGTGTTCTATCCTGCGCCGCCGAGGTGAAGCATCTGGAGATGAACATTGCGTCCTGCGGTGATTCCGATGCGAGGGAGCCTTTTCCCGAGGTCGACCTTGCTGGATTCTTCAACAGCCACCCAAAGCTTCGCTCGCAAGTTTGA